A portion of the Anabas testudineus chromosome 22, fAnaTes1.2, whole genome shotgun sequence genome contains these proteins:
- the fuca2 gene encoding plasma alpha-L-fucosidase, whose amino-acid sequence MVIVMCIYHHVVAKPFTCQTKLFRTEMGVLTVISLLLSMLLIGICRAKYEPNWESIDSRPLPKWYDQAKFGIFIHWGVFSVPSFGSEWFWWYWQKQKLKPYVDFMQRNYPPDFKYPDFAPQFTAEFFDAKEWTDIFASSGAKYIVLTTKHHEGFTLWGSKTSWNWNAVDVGPKRDLVNEVASALRANSDLHLGLYHSLFEWFNPLFELDAANVFTTNYFPTGKTLPELYELIVKYKPDVLWSDGDGDAPDKYWNSTGFLAWLYNDSPVRDTVVTNDRWGSGSICTHGGYYTCADRYQPGHLLKHKWENCMTIDKRSWGYRRNAPLSDYLTIQQLVATLVETVSCGGNLLMNIGPTHDGRIVPIFEERLRQMGQWLKVNGEAIYNTTAWRAQNDSVTPYVWYTSRPQEKSIFAILLDWPNNGSVVLHEPVVTKGHTQVVLLGHGTLQWEPVKPSGLRVVLPQLSFSQMPCQWAWTLRLTGAT is encoded by the exons ATGGTTATAGTTATGTGTATATATCATCACGTGGTTGCCAAGCCGTTCACTTGTCAGACAAAGTTATTTCGAACAGAAATGGGAGTTTTAACTgttatttctttgcttttatcGATGCTGTTGATCGGCATCTGCAGAGCCAAATACGAACCGAACTGGGAATCCATCGATTCCAGACCGCTGCCAAAGTGGTATGATCAGGCTAAATTTGGTATCTTCATACACTGGGGCGTATTTTCAGTCCCGAGCTTCGGCAGCGAGTGGTTCTG GTGGTACTGGCAGAAGCAAAAACTAAAGCCGTATGTTGACTTTATGCAGAGGAACTATCCTCCAGACTTCAAGTATCCAGACTTTGCACCACAGTTCACTGCCGAGTTCTTTGATGCCAAAGAATGGACAGACATCTTTGCTTCATCTGGAGCAAAATACATTGTCCTGACTACAAAACACCATGAAG GTTTCACACTGTGGGGCTCAAAAACCTCCTGGAACTGGAATGCAGTAGATGTTGGACCCAAAAGAGACCTGGTGAATGAAGTGGCGAGTGCTCTCCGTGCGAACAGTGACCTGCATCTAGGGCTGTATCATTCCCTCTTTGAGTGGTTTAATCCGCTCTTTGAACTGGACGCTGCCAATGTCTTCACTACAAACTACTTTCCTACTGGTAAAACTCTGCCTGAGCTTTATGAGTTGATTGTTAAGTACAAACCAGATGTGTTGTGGTCTGATGGAGACGGAGATGCACCTGACAAGTACTGGAACAGCACAGGTTTCTTAGCCTGGCTCTATAATGACAG TCCAGTGAGAGATACAGTGGTCACAAATGATCGGTGGGGCTCAGGCTCCATATGCACCCATGGTGGATATTATACCTGTGCAGATCGCTATCAGCCAGGACACCTGCTCAAACACAAATGGGAAAATTGCATGACCATCGACAAAAGGTCCTGGGGTTACAGGCGTAATGCTCCGCTCAGTGACTACCTCACCATCCAGCAGCTTGTAGCA acatTAGTAGAGACTGTGTCCTGTGGGGGGAACCTGCTGATGAATATCGGCCCCACACACGATGGACGTATCGTTCCGATCTTTGAGGAGCGTCTAAGGCAAATGGGTCAGTGGCTGAAGGTCAATGGAGAGGCCATCTACAACACAACGGCATGGCGGGCTCAGAATGACAGCGTCACGCCATATGTTTG GTACACTTCCAGACCACAGGAGAAGTCCATCTTTGCCATTTTACTGGACTGGCCCAATAATGGTTCCGTAGTACTGCATGAACCTGTGGTTACAAAAGGACATACTCAG gtggTGCTTCTTG